The segment CAGCGCTACTTGGTCTACGCGGCGGCCGAGGAAACGGCGGCCCGATCCGCGCCCGGAACCCTGCACCCGCAAAGGATCCACGCAGCGACCGGAGGCCCCATTCCGGAGCCCAAGCCCTAAGCGCCGCGGAGAGAACTCACCCCGCCGCCCGCCGCCGCACCGGTCCAGGAACGCGCGGCTTGGCGGGTGCTGCGGTGCGGTGCCCGTACCCTCCCCTTCTCCAAAGGCGACGAAGAAACGCTGCGTGTCGAGCCCGGCGACGGTTCCCGGACTGGAGTCCCTGCGAACGGTCGTTCGCTTCTCTTGCGCGCGACCGGCCGGGCAAGTGGCTCCGGTCCGGTTGGCCCTTTAAGACCCGCGTTCGGGGGTTCGAGCGTGCGTTTCCGCCCGCCGACTTGTCCTCCCCCAACCGACAGCCTCCCGCTTGTCGCGCAAAATCGACCGTTCGTCGCCCAACGTCCGGATCGGGGCGGCGGCGGCGCTAGCCTGGCGGCGAAAGGGGGCGGCGTGAGCCTGAGCCAAAAAGACACCCACCTGCTGTTGCGCCTGGGGTTCTTGCCCACCGGCTGGGCGGCCCGGCGGCTGAGCGAGCTGGGCCGGGAAGCCTTCGTCGAAGAGCAGCTGCACCCCGAACGGCTGCCCGAAGACCCGGAGGTGGACCGTGGCCTCGAGGCGCTGAAGCTGCTGGAGCTTCATCCTCGCGAGCTGGCGCGGCTCGAGGGCGGCGAGGAACGGGCCTACTACCGGCTGCTGCAGCGCCACCTGCTCCTCCACAGCCGCTCGCGGCGGCGGCTGGCGGCGCGGCTGGAAGCCTTTTGGGTCAACCACTTCTACGTGCCCGCCGAAGCCGCCGGGTTCTGGCTGGCCCACTACCACCGCAGCCTCGGGCGCCACGCCCTGGGCCGCTTCCGCGACCTGCTCTTCGTCAGCGCCCGCCACCCGGCGATGCTCGTCTACCTGAACGCCGACGGCAACGTCAAGGAACACCCCAACGAGAACTACGCCCGCGAGCTGCTGGAGCTGCACACCCTGGGGGTGGACGGCGGCTACAGCGAGCGCGACGTCAAGGAGGCGGCCCGCGCCCTCACCGGCTGGACCACCCACCCGCGCAGCGAAGACGGCTATTACTTCAACGGCGACGAGCACGACGACGGCCCTAAGCGTATCCTCGGCCACGCCTTTCCCGCCGGCCGGGGCATCGCCGACGGGCTGCAACTGCTCGACCTGGCAGCCCGACACCCCGCCACCGCCGGCTTCGTCGCCCGCAAGCTGGCGCAGTGGTTCGTGAGCGACGACCCGCCCGCGGGCCTGGTCGAGCGGCTGGCCGCCGTCTTCCGGCGCGAGCGCGGAAGGATCCGGCCCGTGCTGCGCGAGCTCTTCGGCGCCCCCGAGTTCTACGCCGCCGCCGGCCGGCGCCTGCGCACGCCGCTCGAGATCCTGACCGCCGCCATGGAAGCGACGGGTACCGTCTTCACCGACGAGTGGCGGCTGCGCGACACCCTGAACCGCCTCGGCCAGCCCTACCTGGGCTGGAAGACGCCCGACGGCTACCCCACGCACGCCCGCGCCTGGTCGGGGACCTCGGGGCTGCTGGCCCGCTGGCAGGTGGCGCTCGAGCTGACCCAGGAGGCCGACGGCGATCCCGATGGGGGCTGGGGACTGCTCGCGCAGCTGGAGAGGCGCACGCCCGCGGCCGCCACCGTAGGGGCCTGGGTGCGTGCCGCCGCCCTGGAGGTCTGGGGGCACGAGCCCGCACCCGACCGGCTGGCGGCGCTGGTGGACTACGCCTCCGACGGGGCCGGCGCGGACCGCGCGCTCACCCCCACCCTCGCGGGGCGCAAGCGCGCCGGCCTTTTCGCCCTGCTGCTCTCGGCGCCGGAGTTTCAGTGGATCTGAAGGAGGAGACGTGAACCGAAGAAGCCTGCTCAAGACCCTGGGGGTGCTGGGCGTGAGCCACACCCTCTTCCCAGGCCTCCACGCCCAGCTGGCCTTCGCCGAGGGCGACCGCGAACGTCGCGACGCCCTGGTCGTCGTCTTCCAGCGCGGCGGGGCCGACGGCCTCGGCCTGGTGGCC is part of the Oceanithermus desulfurans genome and harbors:
- a CDS encoding DUF1800 domain-containing protein, producing MSLSQKDTHLLLRLGFLPTGWAARRLSELGREAFVEEQLHPERLPEDPEVDRGLEALKLLELHPRELARLEGGEERAYYRLLQRHLLLHSRSRRRLAARLEAFWVNHFYVPAEAAGFWLAHYHRSLGRHALGRFRDLLFVSARHPAMLVYLNADGNVKEHPNENYARELLELHTLGVDGGYSERDVKEAARALTGWTTHPRSEDGYYFNGDEHDDGPKRILGHAFPAGRGIADGLQLLDLAARHPATAGFVARKLAQWFVSDDPPAGLVERLAAVFRRERGRIRPVLRELFGAPEFYAAAGRRLRTPLEILTAAMEATGTVFTDEWRLRDTLNRLGQPYLGWKTPDGYPTHARAWSGTSGLLARWQVALELTQEADGDPDGGWGLLAQLERRTPAAATVGAWVRAAALEVWGHEPAPDRLAALVDYASDGAGADRALTPTLAGRKRAGLFALLLSAPEFQWI